From one Nocardioides sp. Kera G14 genomic stretch:
- a CDS encoding RluA family pseudouridine synthase yields MTAANGEQRTLFVPDGLEGERVDAAIARLFGLSRTRAAELAADGLVHLDGKQSGKSDRVHAGAMLDVTIPILADPLEVHEEIVEGIRIVHEDDAIVVIDKPVGVAVHPSPGWTGPTVVGHLRAAGVRISTSGAKEREGIVQRLDVGTTGLMVIAKSEHAYSVLKQAFRDRTPTKVYHALVQGHPDPIEGTIDAPIGRHPKADYKMTIRADGRHSITHYATLEAHRFASLLEIHLETGRTHQIRVHMSATHHPCVGDTTYGADPTLTKKTGLTRQWLHATRLGFTHPESGEYVEYSSPYPDDLQHALDVVRDLL; encoded by the coding sequence ATGACAGCGGCCAACGGCGAGCAGCGCACCCTCTTCGTCCCCGACGGACTCGAGGGGGAGCGGGTCGACGCTGCGATCGCGCGGCTCTTCGGCCTCTCGCGGACGCGCGCGGCCGAGCTCGCGGCGGACGGGTTGGTTCACCTGGACGGCAAGCAGTCCGGCAAGTCCGACCGCGTGCATGCCGGTGCGATGCTCGACGTGACGATCCCGATCCTCGCCGATCCGCTCGAGGTCCACGAGGAGATCGTCGAGGGCATCCGGATCGTCCATGAGGACGACGCGATCGTCGTCATCGACAAGCCGGTCGGTGTCGCCGTACACCCCTCGCCCGGCTGGACCGGGCCGACCGTCGTCGGCCACCTGCGCGCCGCCGGCGTCCGCATCTCCACCTCCGGTGCCAAGGAGCGTGAGGGCATCGTCCAGCGTCTCGACGTCGGCACCACCGGCCTGATGGTGATCGCGAAGTCCGAGCACGCCTACAGCGTCCTCAAGCAGGCCTTCCGCGACCGCACGCCGACGAAGGTCTACCACGCCCTCGTCCAGGGTCATCCCGACCCGATCGAGGGCACCATCGACGCACCCATCGGCCGTCATCCCAAGGCCGACTACAAGATGACCATCCGGGCCGACGGCCGGCATTCCATCACCCACTACGCGACGCTCGAGGCCCACCGTTTCGCCAGCCTCCTCGAGATCCATCTGGAGACCGGCCGCACCCACCAGATCCGTGTCCACATGAGCGCCACGCACCACCCGTGCGTCGGCGACACGACGTACGGCGCCGACCCGACGCTCACGAAGAAGACCGGCCTGACGCGGCAGTGGCTGCACGCCACCCGGCTCGGCTTCACCCACCCGGAGTCGGGGGAGTACGTCGAGTACAGCTCGCCCTATCCCGACGACCTCCAGCACGCACTCGACGTCGTCCGCGACCTGCTCTGA
- the lspA gene encoding signal peptidase II, producing MQAARRAPVSPSRSRWPVPVAAALLGLGLDQLTKSLAVAHLTPGEPKHLIGSLLQLHITRNPGAAFSTGTGMTAVLSCIAIVAALVVAWFALVKARSPLWALALGLLEAGILGNVVDRIFREPSPLKGHVVDFLELPHWPIFNIADCCITVAAILIVIQAMRGVKLDGTLEPKATA from the coding sequence ATGCAAGCAGCGAGAAGAGCGCCGGTAAGCCCCTCCAGGAGTCGGTGGCCCGTCCCGGTCGCTGCAGCCCTCCTCGGACTCGGTCTCGACCAGCTGACCAAGTCCCTCGCGGTTGCGCACCTGACGCCGGGTGAGCCCAAGCACCTGATCGGCTCGCTGCTCCAGCTGCACATCACGCGCAACCCGGGTGCGGCGTTCAGTACGGGAACCGGCATGACCGCGGTGCTCTCCTGCATCGCCATCGTTGCCGCGCTGGTGGTCGCGTGGTTCGCGCTGGTCAAAGCCCGCAGCCCGCTCTGGGCACTCGCGCTGGGCCTTCTCGAGGCCGGCATCCTCGGCAACGTGGTGGACAGGATCTTCCGCGAGCCGAGCCCGCTCAAGGGTCATGTCGTGGACTTCCTCGAGCTGCCGCACTGGCCCATCTTCAACATCGCCGACTGCTGCATCACCGTCGCCGCGATCCTGATCGTCATTCAGGCGATGCGGGGCGTGAAGCTGGACGGCACGCTCGAGCCGAAGGCGACGGCATGA
- a CDS encoding TraR/DksA family transcriptional regulator: MARPTLTKAVSAAKKLTSRKATSAPAKKAAPAKKAAPAKKATPAKKAAPAKKAAPAKKATPAKKATPAKKATPAKKAAPAKKAAPAKKATPAKKAAPAKKAAPAKKAPAPATRAAPAPAPAKKVRVTKPSPAKKTPATKAPSSTRHTSPVVKKAPVTSASATLVVKEGEEAWTKAELAEIVDELNEQRDHSLRLLEAQELELSAMMKDSGDGAGQDQADVGSTSFERDQELSVVNSERDKLAQIERALIRIEDGSYGICESCGEPIGKMRLMAFPRATLCMTCKQREERR, from the coding sequence ATGGCTCGTCCCACGCTCACCAAGGCCGTTTCGGCGGCCAAGAAGCTGACCAGCCGCAAGGCGACCTCCGCTCCCGCGAAGAAGGCCGCGCCTGCCAAGAAGGCCGCACCGGCGAAGAAGGCCACACCGGCGAAGAAGGCGGCGCCCGCGAAGAAGGCCGCGCCCGCGAAGAAGGCCACACCGGCGAAGAAGGCCACACCGGCGAAGAAGGCCACACCGGCGAAGAAGGCGGCGCCCGCCAAGAAGGCCGCGCCCGCGAAGAAGGCCACACCGGCGAAGAAGGCCGCACCCGCGAAGAAGGCCGCGCCCGCCAAGAAGGCGCCGGCTCCCGCGACCAGGGCCGCCCCTGCTCCCGCGCCGGCGAAGAAGGTCCGCGTGACCAAGCCCTCACCGGCGAAGAAGACCCCCGCAACCAAAGCCCCCTCATCGACAAGGCACACTTCTCCCGTGGTCAAGAAGGCTCCCGTGACATCCGCATCGGCAACTCTGGTGGTCAAGGAGGGCGAGGAGGCCTGGACCAAGGCGGAGCTGGCCGAGATCGTCGACGAGCTCAACGAGCAGCGCGACCATTCCCTGCGCCTCCTCGAGGCGCAGGAGCTCGAGCTCTCCGCCATGATGAAGGACAGCGGTGACGGTGCCGGCCAGGACCAGGCCGACGTCGGCTCGACGAGCTTCGAACGCGACCAGGAGCTCAGCGTCGTCAACTCCGAGCGCGACAAGCTCGCCCAGATCGAGCGTGCCCTGATCCGCATCGAGGACGGCTCCTACGGCATCTGCGAGTCCTGCGGGGAGCCCATCGGCAAGATGCGGCTCATGGCTTTCCCGCGTGCCACACTGTGCATGACATGCAAGCAGCGAGAAGAGCGCCGGTAA
- a CDS encoding DivIVA domain-containing protein produces MPLTPEDVSNKRFTPVRLREGYDMGEVDQFLDEVEAELARLNKENEELRSKVSGAQTGDGSVPAAATSDLAPLRKENDDLRAQIADLQSKLAAAPATTNGDQGKAEAAVAPVAAAPVQQTLRVETVPEASNAAARLLEIATRNADELVDGAKDDADKIIGEARTKAERLESESKAKADRLESDARQRAQMLDQETAERRTQLFGDLEKEKEKLDAEVANLRSFEREYRSRLKGYFTQQLEALNTMGTEPAAAPGEESPAAPKRLRSILGEEQE; encoded by the coding sequence ATGCCGCTGACGCCAGAGGACGTGAGCAACAAGAGGTTCACGCCCGTACGTCTCCGCGAGGGCTACGACATGGGCGAGGTCGACCAGTTCCTCGACGAGGTCGAGGCGGAGCTCGCTCGCCTGAACAAGGAGAACGAGGAGCTGCGCAGCAAGGTGTCCGGTGCCCAGACGGGTGACGGAAGCGTCCCTGCTGCAGCCACGTCCGACCTTGCGCCTCTCCGCAAGGAGAACGACGACCTCCGCGCGCAGATCGCCGACCTGCAGAGCAAGCTCGCCGCCGCGCCTGCCACCACGAACGGCGATCAGGGCAAGGCCGAGGCCGCCGTGGCCCCTGTCGCTGCCGCACCGGTTCAGCAGACCCTCCGCGTCGAGACGGTTCCGGAGGCCTCCAACGCGGCCGCCCGTCTGCTCGAGATCGCGACGCGCAACGCCGACGAGCTCGTCGACGGCGCCAAGGACGACGCCGACAAGATCATCGGCGAGGCCCGCACCAAGGCCGAGCGACTGGAGTCCGAGTCCAAGGCCAAGGCCGACCGCCTTGAGTCCGACGCCCGCCAGCGGGCGCAGATGCTCGACCAGGAGACCGCCGAGCGCCGTACGCAGCTCTTCGGCGACCTGGAGAAGGAGAAGGAGAAGCTCGACGCCGAGGTCGCGAACCTGCGCTCCTTCGAGCGCGAGTACCGCTCGCGGCTCAAGGGCTACTTCACCCAGCAGCTCGAGGCGCTGAACACGATGGGCACCGAGCCCGCCGCAGCGCCCGGCGAGGAGAGCCCGGCCGCCCCGAAGCGGCTCCGCTCCATCCTCGGCGAGGAGCAGGAGTGA
- a CDS encoding YggT family protein, producing the protein MHIVGEVLYVLLWAFIGLLWVRFIVDWVQVFARHWTPKGPLLVGLEVVYTITDPPIKALRRVIPPLRLGAIALDLSFLIVLLAAYIALRVVESALL; encoded by the coding sequence ATGCACATCGTCGGGGAGGTCCTCTATGTCCTCCTGTGGGCCTTCATCGGGTTGCTCTGGGTCCGGTTCATCGTGGACTGGGTGCAGGTCTTCGCCCGCCACTGGACGCCGAAGGGTCCGCTCCTGGTTGGACTGGAGGTCGTCTACACGATCACGGACCCGCCCATCAAGGCGCTGCGTCGGGTGATCCCGCCGTTGCGACTGGGTGCGATCGCGCTGGACCTGAGCTTCCTGATCGTGCTGCTGGCCGCCTACATCGCACTCCGTGTGGTCGAGAGCGCCCTGCTCTGA
- a CDS encoding cell division protein SepF, with protein MSGAMRRIGEYLGLLEDTGRYDDYTDEVPAYDAGDWSQRPPQAARPAPVADISERRRPQVVPDVELSKIVTVQPRTYNDARTIGENYRDGVPVIMNLNEMDDSDAKRLVDFAAGLIFATRGDIERVTSKVFLLSPPNVTVAAEAKARIAQGGFFNQS; from the coding sequence ATGAGCGGCGCGATGCGCAGGATCGGTGAATACCTCGGCCTGCTCGAGGACACCGGTCGTTACGACGACTACACCGACGAGGTCCCGGCGTACGACGCCGGCGACTGGTCCCAGCGCCCTCCCCAGGCTGCGCGCCCGGCCCCGGTCGCCGACATCTCCGAGCGGCGTCGCCCGCAGGTGGTGCCCGACGTGGAGCTGTCGAAGATCGTCACCGTGCAGCCGCGGACCTACAACGACGCGCGCACCATCGGTGAGAACTATCGCGACGGTGTGCCGGTGATCATGAACCTCAACGAGATGGACGACTCCGACGCCAAGCGTCTCGTCGACTTCGCCGCGGGCCTGATCTTCGCCACGCGCGGCGACATCGAGCGCGTCACGAGCAAGGTCTTCCTGCTCTCGCCGCCCAACGTCACGGTCGCCGCGGAGGCGAAGGCTCGGATCGCCCAGGGCGGCTTCTTCAACCAGTCCTAG
- a CDS encoding YggS family pyridoxal phosphate-dependent enzyme: MTAEPSTPRAAELSANLDRVRARIRDAERAAGRPEGDVRLIVVTKFFPASDVRILADLGVADVGENRHQEAAAKAAECADLDLTWHFIGGLQSNKAAAVAAYAGVVESVDRAKLINPLDRGAGEAGRVVDVLLQVSLDPPDRAGERSGASEADLEQLAERSEAAHHLNLRGLMAVAPLGEDPGDAFERLAGIRQQFLQNHPDATVLSAGMSGDLEQAIAAGATHVRVGSAVLGSRPAVL, encoded by the coding sequence ATGACGGCCGAGCCGAGCACGCCACGCGCAGCCGAGCTGTCGGCCAACCTCGACCGGGTCCGGGCGCGGATCCGCGACGCGGAACGCGCAGCAGGTCGTCCCGAGGGCGACGTGAGACTCATCGTCGTCACCAAGTTCTTCCCGGCCTCCGACGTCCGGATCCTCGCCGACCTCGGCGTCGCCGACGTGGGGGAGAACCGCCACCAGGAGGCCGCGGCGAAGGCCGCCGAGTGTGCGGATCTCGACCTCACCTGGCACTTCATCGGCGGCCTGCAGTCCAACAAGGCGGCCGCGGTGGCTGCGTACGCCGGCGTGGTCGAGTCCGTCGACCGGGCCAAGCTGATCAACCCGCTGGATCGTGGCGCCGGCGAGGCCGGCCGGGTCGTCGACGTACTCCTGCAGGTGAGCCTCGATCCACCGGACCGAGCAGGCGAGCGCAGTGGAGCGAGCGAAGCGGACCTCGAGCAGCTCGCCGAGCGCAGCGAGGCGGCGCACCACCTCAACCTGCGAGGCCTCATGGCCGTCGCACCCCTCGGCGAGGACCCGGGCGACGCCTTCGAGAGGCTTGCCGGGATCCGACAGCAGTTCCTCCAGAACCACCCCGACGCGACCGTGCTCTCGGCGGGGATGAGCGGCGACCTCGAGCAGGCGATCGCAGCCGGCGCGACACACGTGCGTGTCGGGTCCGCGGTCCTCGGCTCGAGGCCGGCGGTCCTTTAG
- the pgeF gene encoding peptidoglycan editing factor PgeF — MYLFRTSTGPVDLAFTDRLDGVSAAPWDSLNLAVSGDDAEESKRRNHELLLADFAPGAQLADLYQVHSATVVDAIPGAKPQADALVTTDPDVVLMVRAADCVPVLLADERAGVIGAAHAGRKGMASGVVPATVERMRTLGATDITAWIGPSICGDCYEVPADMRAEISCVEPDSASTTSWGTPALDVAAGVRAQLWRDRVEVVDDAAACTRERADLYSFRRDGEGAGRLAGVIRLRSAA, encoded by the coding sequence GTGTACCTCTTCCGCACCAGCACCGGCCCCGTCGACCTGGCCTTCACGGACAGGCTCGACGGGGTCAGTGCTGCCCCCTGGGACTCGCTGAACCTCGCGGTCTCCGGGGACGACGCGGAGGAGTCGAAGCGACGCAACCACGAGCTCCTGCTCGCCGACTTCGCACCGGGCGCCCAGCTCGCCGACCTCTACCAGGTGCACAGCGCCACCGTGGTCGACGCCATCCCCGGTGCGAAGCCACAGGCCGACGCGCTGGTGACGACCGACCCGGACGTCGTCCTCATGGTCCGCGCCGCCGACTGCGTCCCGGTCCTCCTCGCAGACGAGAGGGCCGGCGTGATCGGTGCCGCCCATGCGGGCCGCAAGGGCATGGCCTCAGGCGTGGTGCCGGCGACCGTCGAACGGATGCGCACGCTCGGAGCCACGGACATCACCGCCTGGATCGGCCCGTCGATCTGTGGCGACTGCTACGAGGTGCCCGCGGACATGCGGGCCGAGATCAGCTGTGTTGAGCCCGATTCGGCCTCGACGACCTCGTGGGGCACACCCGCCCTCGACGTCGCCGCAGGCGTCCGGGCCCAGCTCTGGCGTGACCGTGTCGAGGTGGTCGACGACGCTGCGGCGTGCACCCGCGAGCGCGCCGACCTCTACTCCTTCCGCCGTGACGGTGAGGGTGCGGGTCGCCTCGCCGGAGTCATCCGACTGAGGAGCGCGGCATGA
- the ftsZ gene encoding cell division protein FtsZ codes for MGAAQNYLAIIKVVGIGGGGVNAVNRMIEVGLKGVEFIAINTDAQALLMSDADVKLDIGRELTRGLGAGANPEVGKKAAEDHAEEIEEVLKGADMVFVTAGEGGGTGTGGAPVVAKLARSLGALTIGVVTRPFAFEGRRRSKSAEDGIDGLRAEVDTLIVIPNDRLLSISDRNVSVMDAFRQADQVLLQGVAGITDLITTPGLINLDFADVKSVMSNAGSAIMGIGSARGENRTVEAAQSAVSSPLLEESIDGAHGVLLSISGGSDLGLMEINEAAGLVAEAVHPDANIIFGATIDDALGDEVRVTVIAAGFDGGEPKKIGEATNLRRPPVQAQTQEETRAAVAAAVAARQEAAVAAPAAPTHTPAAPATPAPSVTFADDDLDVPDFLK; via the coding sequence GTGGGAGCAGCACAGAACTACCTGGCGATCATCAAGGTCGTCGGCATCGGCGGTGGCGGCGTCAACGCCGTCAACCGCATGATCGAGGTCGGGTTGAAGGGCGTGGAGTTCATCGCCATCAACACCGACGCACAGGCGCTGCTGATGAGCGACGCCGACGTCAAGCTCGACATCGGTCGCGAGCTCACTCGCGGTCTGGGTGCGGGCGCCAACCCCGAGGTCGGCAAGAAGGCGGCCGAGGACCACGCGGAGGAGATCGAGGAGGTCCTCAAGGGGGCCGACATGGTCTTCGTCACCGCGGGTGAGGGTGGCGGCACCGGCACCGGCGGCGCTCCCGTCGTCGCGAAGCTGGCCCGCTCGCTCGGCGCCCTGACCATCGGTGTCGTCACGCGCCCGTTCGCCTTCGAGGGCCGTCGCCGCTCGAAGTCCGCCGAGGACGGCATCGACGGGCTGCGTGCCGAGGTCGACACGCTGATCGTGATCCCGAACGACCGGCTGCTCTCGATCTCCGACCGGAACGTCAGCGTGATGGACGCCTTCCGCCAGGCCGACCAGGTGCTCCTCCAGGGTGTCGCCGGCATCACCGACCTGATCACCACCCCGGGCCTGATCAACCTCGACTTCGCCGACGTGAAGTCCGTGATGTCCAACGCCGGCTCGGCGATCATGGGCATCGGCTCGGCCCGCGGCGAGAACCGCACGGTCGAGGCGGCTCAGTCGGCCGTCTCGAGCCCGCTGCTCGAGGAGAGCATCGACGGCGCCCACGGTGTCCTGCTCTCCATCTCCGGGGGCTCGGACCTCGGCCTGATGGAGATCAACGAGGCTGCCGGTCTCGTCGCCGAGGCGGTCCACCCGGACGCCAACATCATCTTCGGTGCCACCATCGACGACGCTCTCGGTGACGAGGTCCGTGTGACCGTCATCGCCGCGGGCTTCGACGGCGGCGAGCCGAAGAAGATCGGCGAGGCCACCAACCTGCGCCGTCCGCCGGTGCAGGCCCAGACGCAGGAGGAGACCCGCGCCGCCGTGGCGGCCGCCGTCGCCGCCCGCCAGGAGGCCGCGGTCGCCGCTCCGGCCGCCCCCACCCACACGCCGGCCGCCCCGGCCACGCCTGCGCCGTCGGTCACCTTCGCCGACGACGACCTGGACGTGCCCGACTTCCTCAAGTAA
- a CDS encoding cell division protein FtsQ/DivIB, translating into MAEKPSRPERREARRTLRTQRRFSRRQWRRRWLQWKPLVIVVGVLAVAAVAVWLVWFSSVLAVKSVVVTGTSAISQRDVRDAAAIESGSPLVSVGLDKVHDRVAALAAVESVTVTRRWPDQVVIAVTERTPIAVIDLGGRLRGLDKDGVVFLSYKKAPANLPKVVSPAGTDARALREAAQVVRSLPPELAKITDHVEVATVDEVSLALTKDRTVQWGSSADSEQKAEVLAALLKHPAKVYDVSVPGQPTTK; encoded by the coding sequence GTGGCTGAGAAGCCGTCGCGCCCGGAGCGACGCGAGGCTCGTCGCACCCTCCGCACACAACGCAGGTTCAGCAGGCGCCAGTGGCGACGCCGCTGGTTGCAGTGGAAGCCGCTGGTCATCGTCGTCGGCGTGCTCGCCGTCGCCGCGGTCGCGGTCTGGCTGGTGTGGTTCTCCTCGGTGCTGGCGGTGAAGTCCGTGGTCGTCACCGGCACCTCCGCGATCAGCCAGCGCGACGTCCGGGATGCGGCTGCGATCGAGTCCGGCTCGCCCCTCGTGTCCGTCGGCCTCGACAAGGTTCACGACCGGGTCGCAGCGCTGGCGGCGGTGGAGTCGGTGACCGTGACGCGACGCTGGCCCGACCAGGTCGTCATCGCGGTCACGGAGCGCACGCCGATCGCGGTCATCGACCTCGGCGGCCGGCTCCGCGGTCTCGACAAGGACGGCGTCGTCTTCCTCAGCTACAAGAAGGCGCCTGCCAACCTGCCGAAGGTCGTCAGCCCGGCAGGCACGGACGCCCGGGCGCTGCGGGAGGCCGCCCAGGTGGTGCGCTCGCTGCCGCCGGAACTCGCGAAGATCACCGACCACGTCGAGGTCGCCACGGTGGACGAGGTCTCGCTGGCCCTCACGAAGGACCGGACCGTGCAGTGGGGGAGCAGCGCCGACTCCGAGCAGAAGGCCGAGGTGCTCGCCGCGCTGCTCAAGCACCCCGCGAAGGTCTACGACGTCTCCGTCCCGGGACAACCCACCACCAAGTAG
- the murC gene encoding UDP-N-acetylmuramate--L-alanine ligase: MRVPVPEVILPAHQLGHVHFVGIGGAGLSAIARIMLARGIRVSGSDGVDAPILDTLRDLGATVHVGHDAGNVTGADTLIVSTAVREDNVEVVAAQQAGLRIWPRSAGLASIMAGRKVLAVAGTHGKTTTTSLLAVALQAAGADPTYAIGGELTTTGTNAADGSGDLFVAEADESDGAFLVYRPHAAIVTNVEADHLDSWGTEKAYREAFAEFVERIDPADQGGLLVACVDDPGAAALRAVATSLGRHFVGVGTTDLADVRAVDVVLEGSTSSFTVRDFGVELGRVTLQIPGRHYVLDALAALTLGLRMGYDFADLKRGLESFGGTRRRMELKGTVPVDGGEIRIYDSYAHHPSEIAGDLEAARSLAGDGRVVVAFQPHLVSRTRIFGPDMGHALGAADEVVVLDIYLAREDPDPEVTSALVAGAVDLPPARVAQVAGLAEAAEELVRRARPGDLVLTLGAGTITQVGPMVLEELKAQRG, from the coding sequence ATGAGGGTTCCCGTCCCGGAGGTCATCCTCCCCGCCCACCAGTTGGGCCACGTGCACTTCGTCGGCATCGGCGGCGCGGGCCTCTCCGCCATCGCCCGCATCATGCTGGCCCGCGGCATCCGCGTCTCGGGCAGCGACGGTGTCGACGCGCCGATCCTCGACACCCTGCGCGACCTGGGGGCCACCGTCCACGTCGGCCACGACGCCGGCAACGTCACGGGGGCCGACACGCTGATCGTCTCCACCGCCGTCCGCGAGGACAACGTCGAGGTCGTCGCGGCACAGCAGGCAGGACTGCGGATCTGGCCGCGCTCTGCCGGTCTCGCCAGCATCATGGCCGGCCGGAAGGTCCTCGCCGTCGCCGGAACGCACGGCAAGACCACCACCACCTCGCTGCTGGCCGTCGCGCTCCAGGCCGCCGGTGCCGACCCGACGTACGCGATCGGCGGCGAGCTCACGACCACCGGCACGAACGCGGCCGACGGCAGCGGCGACCTCTTCGTCGCCGAGGCCGACGAGTCCGACGGTGCCTTCCTCGTCTACCGTCCGCACGCCGCGATCGTGACCAATGTCGAGGCCGACCACCTCGACTCGTGGGGGACCGAGAAGGCCTACCGCGAGGCGTTCGCCGAGTTCGTCGAGCGGATCGACCCGGCCGACCAGGGCGGACTCCTGGTGGCCTGCGTGGACGACCCGGGCGCAGCAGCCCTCAGGGCCGTGGCCACGAGCCTCGGACGACACTTCGTCGGTGTCGGCACGACCGACCTCGCCGACGTACGCGCCGTCGACGTCGTGCTCGAGGGCTCCACCTCCTCCTTCACCGTCAGGGACTTCGGCGTCGAGCTCGGCCGTGTGACGCTGCAGATCCCGGGCCGCCACTACGTCCTCGACGCACTCGCGGCGCTGACGCTCGGCCTGCGGATGGGCTACGACTTCGCCGATCTCAAGCGCGGTCTGGAGTCCTTCGGCGGCACCCGCCGGCGGATGGAGCTCAAGGGCACCGTGCCCGTCGACGGCGGCGAGATCCGGATCTATGACTCCTACGCCCACCACCCCTCGGAGATCGCCGGCGACCTCGAGGCCGCCCGCTCGCTCGCCGGTGACGGCCGCGTCGTCGTCGCCTTCCAGCCACACCTCGTCTCGCGCACCCGCATCTTCGGCCCTGACATGGGACACGCGCTGGGCGCGGCGGACGAGGTCGTCGTACTCGACATCTATCTCGCCCGCGAGGATCCCGACCCCGAGGTCACCAGCGCGCTCGTGGCGGGTGCCGTGGACCTGCCGCCTGCGCGTGTGGCGCAGGTCGCCGGCCTCGCCGAGGCGGCGGAGGAGCTCGTACGTCGTGCCCGACCCGGCGACCTCGTGCTGACCCTCGGCGCGGGCACCATCACCCAGGTCGGGCCGATGGTCCTCGAGGAGCTCAAGGCCCAGCGTGGCTGA
- the murG gene encoding undecaprenyldiphospho-muramoylpentapeptide beta-N-acetylglucosaminyltransferase, which produces MKVLLAGGGTAGHTSPLLATADALRRLAPETEVTCLGTARGLETRVVPEAGYPLELIPPVPLPRRITGELFRVPANLRRSVKAAGEVIDRTGAEVVVGFGGYVSLPAYFAARRRRLPIVIHEQNALPGLANKIGARFAAKRGAVAVSFPGTPLPAAQYVGLPIRRMISTLDRAASRPEGLAAFGLDPAKPTLVVTGGSQGAVRINEAITAAAPSLIEQGAQILHVIGPKNEPALTMEGYHPEKFVTRMDLALAVADLMVCRSGASSVVEAAATGVPAVFVPLAIGNGEQARNAAPVVEAGGALLVDNAAFTADWVKTHVGPLLHSPEQLAAMGAAASHLIPSDADEQLARIILGMKR; this is translated from the coding sequence ATGAAGGTCCTGCTCGCCGGCGGTGGCACCGCCGGCCACACCTCTCCGCTGCTCGCGACCGCGGACGCCCTGCGCCGGCTCGCGCCCGAGACCGAGGTGACGTGCCTGGGCACGGCACGTGGCCTCGAGACCCGTGTCGTGCCGGAGGCCGGCTACCCGCTCGAGCTGATCCCGCCCGTTCCCCTGCCGCGCCGGATCACGGGCGAGCTCTTCCGCGTCCCCGCGAACCTCCGTCGGTCGGTCAAGGCGGCCGGTGAGGTGATCGACCGCACCGGTGCGGAGGTCGTCGTCGGTTTCGGCGGCTACGTCTCCCTGCCGGCCTACTTCGCGGCGCGACGGCGCAGGCTGCCGATCGTCATCCACGAGCAGAATGCCCTGCCGGGCCTGGCCAACAAGATCGGTGCCCGCTTCGCGGCGAAGCGCGGAGCCGTCGCCGTCAGCTTCCCCGGCACGCCGCTCCCCGCAGCGCAGTACGTCGGCCTGCCGATCCGTCGCATGATCTCGACGTTGGATCGCGCGGCGTCGCGGCCCGAAGGCCTCGCGGCGTTCGGCCTCGACCCGGCGAAGCCGACCCTCGTCGTCACCGGCGGCAGCCAGGGCGCTGTGAGGATCAACGAGGCGATCACCGCGGCAGCTCCGAGCCTCATCGAGCAGGGTGCCCAGATCCTCCACGTCATCGGGCCGAAGAACGAGCCGGCGCTCACCATGGAGGGCTACCACCCCGAGAAGTTCGTCACCCGGATGGACCTCGCCCTGGCCGTGGCCGACCTGATGGTCTGCCGTTCCGGTGCCTCGAGCGTCGTGGAGGCGGCCGCCACCGGCGTACCTGCGGTCTTCGTGCCGCTCGCCATCGGCAACGGCGAGCAGGCCCGCAACGCCGCACCCGTCGTCGAGGCCGGGGGAGCGCTGCTGGTCGACAACGCCGCCTTCACCGCTGACTGGGTGAAGACCCATGTCGGGCCGCTCCTCCATTCGCCCGAGCAGCTTGCTGCGATGGGCGCCGCGGCGAGCCACCTGATCCCGAGCGACGCCGACGAGCAGCTCGCCCGGATCATCCTGGGGATGAAGCGATGA